The following are encoded together in the Numida meleagris isolate 19003 breed g44 Domestic line chromosome 19, NumMel1.0, whole genome shotgun sequence genome:
- the FAM83C gene encoding protein FAM83C — MLKEPVGRNSGGHERAGNYRESLSGLAQLERHCLVLVMFNYLAVEVRPQFHRSYGSQQGVSGPLKNRLEQLKKPWWREPTPLVLQHSETARLAVDAFLEQGERGYMSAIAEERELPFLSTLDMEYMSQQRSQSFPEPSARRDKEGDPGDGDRSSLYSELTSGTYFPLMSDVHPPELELGWPGMPLLTMSGQTQATIIFQRNKANSIKDLLRSLISRARTVIAIVMDLFTDMEILCDLLEASSRRHVPVYLILDEEYLKHFVEMCNKMSLTQDSFPNMRIRCLSGDTYYSKAGKKFSGQVLEKFVLIDCDQVVAGTYSFTWLCSQVHTSLATHFRGQIVAEFDKEFRYLYAESKAVTSFCVPDSSFQSTSKGADSFLKPTCMNDTETLSASSSLSNVSIKSIKMSPFMKNSSYNVHQDRQDLSLDSGDKKGKDDTSLKPTCPAQQGEPPDSANSPPNKPALYHKSNLMTGRTFLQPELSGFGSYKPNYQGDDRANSGHCSTPTQEPTLQSLSEGTNSTGTSAKQKGPAATSGEPTAENDSSFYGMEKRQSFGHGKLDLLSPYNQPKREKKPVVPSYDKLTEDMLSEKSSAYGAEKRMTLGHSKLDLITKYNKLKSKHIHSRFEL; from the exons ATGCTGAAGGAACCTGTTGGGAGGAACTCGGGAGGGCACGAGAGGGCCGGAAATTACCGGGAGTCCCTCAGTGGACTAGCACAGCTGGAGAGGCACTGCTTAGTTCTGGTCATGTTCAACTACCTGGCAGTAGAGGTGAGGCCTCAGTTCCACCGCAGCTATGGGAGCCAGCAAGGGGTGTCGGGGCCGCTGAAGAACCgcctggagcagctgaagaagcCGTGGTGGAGGGAGCCCACCCCGCTGGTGCTCCAGCACAGCGAGACAGCCAGGCTGGCCGTCGACGCCTTTCTGGAGCAGGGGGAGCGCGGCTACATGAGTGCCATCGCCGAGGAACGGGaactgccttttctttccaccCTGGACATGGAATATATGAGCCAGCAGAGAAGCCAAAGCTTTCCGGAGCCCAGTGCAAGGAGAGACAAAGAGGGTGACCCTGGTGATGGAGACAGGTCCTCCCTCTACTCCGAGCTGACCTCTGGCACCTACTTTCCGCTCATGTCTGATGTGCACCCTCcggagctggagctgggctggccGGGGATGCCGCTCCTCACGATGTCGGGACAGACTCAAGCCACcatcatttttcaaagaaacaaagctaaCAGCATTAAGGATTTGCTCCGGTCTCTGATCAGCCGGGCACGGACG GTAATAGCAATTGTGATGGATTTGTTTACAGACATGGAAATACTGTGTGACCTGCTGGAGGCCTCCAGCAGACGGCATGTTCCTGTTTACCTGATCCTGGATGAAGAGTACTTGAAGCATTTTGTGGAAATGTGCAATAAAATGTCTCTCACTCAGGACAGCTTCCCA AACATGCGCATAAGATGTCTGAGTGGAGACACATACTACAGCAAAGCAGGCAAGAAGTTTTCAGGCCAGGTTCTGGAGAAGTTTGTCCTGATAGACTGTGACCAAGTTGTTGCTGGTACATACAG TTTCACGTGGCTTTGCAGCCAAGTCCACACCAGCCTGGCGACCCACTTCCGTGGTCAAATAGTCGCAGAGTTTGACAAGGAATTTCGGTACTTGTATGCAGAGTCCAAAGCGGTGACCAGCTTCTGTGTGCCGGATTCCTCATTTCAGAGCACCTCAAAAGGTGCCGACTCCTTTTTGAAACCCACCTGCATGAATGACACAGAaaccttgagtgcctccagcAGCCTCTCCAATGTAAGCatcaaaagcataaaaatgtcTCCCTTCATGAAAAACTCCAGCTACAATGTTCACCAGGATAGGCAAGATTTGAGCCTCGATTCTGGTGATAAGAAGGGGAAGGACGATACGTCTCTGAAGCCCACTTGCCCTGCGCAGCAAGGAGAACCACCAGACTCGGCTAACAGTCCTCCAAATAAACCTGCGCTGTATCACAAATCAAATCTCATGACAGGGAGGACATTCTTGCAGCCAGAGCTATCTGGCTTTGGTTCCTACAAACCTAATTACCAAGGAGACGACAGGGCAAACAGCGGCCACTGCTCCACACCGACCCAGGAGCCGACACTGCAGTCCCTTTCAGAAGGCACCAATAGCACCGGGACGAGCGCGAAGCAGAAAGGGCCTGCTGCTACCTCTGGGGAaccaacagcagaaaatgacagCAGTTTTTATGGGATGGAAAAAAGACAGAGTTTTGGACACGGGAAATTAGACTTGCTATCTCCATACAACCAGCCAAAACGTGAGAAAAAGCCTGTAGTTCCTTCCTATGATAAACTCACTGAGGACATGCTGTCGGAAAAGAGCAGCGCATATGGGGCTGAGAAAAGAATGACTCTTGGGCACAGTAAACTGGATCTGATCACCAAATACAACAAGTTAAAATCCAAACACATACACAGTCGGTTCGAACTCTGA
- the EIF6 gene encoding eukaryotic translation initiation factor 6, giving the protein MAVRASFENNNELGCFAKLTNAYCLVAIGGSENFYSVFEGELFGTIPVVHASIAGCRIIGRMCVGNRHGLLVPSSTTDQELQHIRNSLPDSVRIQRVEERLSALGNVTTCNDYVALVHPDLDRETEEILADVLKVEVFRQTVADQVLVGSYCVFSNQGGIVHPKTSIEDQDELSSLLQVPLVAGTVNRGSEVIGAGMVVNDWCAFCGLDTTSTELSVIESIFKLNEAQPSTIATSMRDSLIDSLA; this is encoded by the exons ATGGCCGTCCGCGCTAGCTTCGAGAACAACAACGAGTTAGGCTGCTTCGCCAAGCTCACCAATGCCTACTGCCTGGTGGCTATCGGCGGCTCCGAGAACTTCTACAG CGTCTTCGAGGGGGAGCTCTTCGGGACCATCCCGGTGGTGCACGCCTCCATCGCCGGCTGCCGCATCATCGGCAGGATGTGTGTGG GGAACAGGCATGGACTGTTGGTCCCGAGCAGTACAACAGACCAAGAGCTTCAGCACATCCGCAATAGCCTTCCAGATTCTGTCCGAATTCAGCGAGTGGAGGAGCGTCTCTCAGCACTGGGCAACGTCACTACCTGCAATGACTACGTAGCTCTTGTTCATCCTGATCTGGACAGG GAAACTGAAGAGATCTTGGCAGATGTACTAAAGGTTGAAGTTTTCAGACAAACGGTAGCAGATCAGGTGCTGGTGGGAAGTTACTGTGTATTTAGTAACCAAGGAGGAATTGTGCACCCCAAAACTTCCATCGAGGATCAGGATGAACTGTCTTCATTGCTTCAGGTCCCACTCGTG gcTGGAACAGTAAACCGTGGCAGTGAGGTCATTGGAGCAGGCATGGTTGTAAATGACTGGTGTGCCTTCTGTGGGCTGGACACAACCAGCACTGAGCTCTCTGTCATTGAGAGCATCTTCAAGCTGAATGAAGCTCAGCCAAGTACTATTGCTACCAGCATGAGAGATTCCTTGATTGACAG cTTGGCATGA